The following coding sequences are from one Microbulbifer sp. TB1203 window:
- a CDS encoding TonB-dependent receptor — protein sequence MMREYFARNDLSAALGLAVASLVATTSNAQTETTNSGQAEVIEEISVTGMRSSLRQSLAIKQEASGVVDAVVAEDIGKFPDANVAESLQRIPGIYLSRDGSSNEGNRISIRGLGPSFAVTTINGAPVHTTSSDNIGSSTRDFNYDVFPSELFGAVRVYKTPMAELTEGGIGGVVDLATPRPHDQDGQVIRYAVSAPHNDSSEETSPRGSFLYSNIWGNFGALIGLAHSEAVNTRSGFQTTGSFNRSALGEDNEGAFGFKLDLDNPDANFNDLTRDQIDNAFMPRFYRTFATTNERERTALVNSFQFKNDKIDISLDTLLAEINDERDEYTFGAAIRNSGTTVGTGIVPIDPIIDEHNNLHGVFGNVPIFAESVVNDSETEFQSFNLRAEYLLTDTVTLRGQITSSSSDAELTRWRMGSETREGVEMLMDHRGNGLYPDLVILNGDITNPQFYTRADRDFSLRNEEDDDDMAKFEIAWDYDVRGWLGTLKSGVSYAESSKYSSRTNGSAVFDDQLLPNGLTWNTMTTEQRLAVMDSELSIDPFAKGSGENFPKGWANWTRDTIENFFQPERATRMSPRNFGATFEAQEDVASIYLQTDLRGDVYNRELRMNVGLRYSETDVSIDNFLLVDGEFESNSSKDSYENLMPSVSLAYDVYNDVVLRASYGKTITRSALTDIAGSLVIPNVFEPQANSGNPGLLPMEADQYDLTAEWYFAEGALVSVGLFQKDLSDTTTSETVVVPWSSLGLPDSALGSNLQDAEGNVDPDLPITLSTKVNEGDISFTGLEMAYQQNFTFLPGIWGNFGTQMSYTRVDTDGQDWTSRSGVDHEVWNVPKYGYAVTGFWEDEVFTARLSWTYKDRTAVETNNDPGRDLQRWRTGAGYLDASLSYHLTDWLEVRIDGTNLNDEKTYEYFPDPDGIYSGSRSRRDNFLENGRTITLGIRGSL from the coding sequence ATGATGAGAGAATATTTCGCCAGAAACGACCTGAGTGCCGCCCTTGGGTTGGCTGTCGCATCCCTTGTTGCAACTACCAGCAATGCACAAACTGAAACTACCAACTCCGGTCAGGCTGAAGTGATTGAGGAAATCTCAGTTACCGGTATGCGCAGTAGTCTGCGGCAGTCACTCGCCATTAAACAAGAGGCCAGTGGTGTGGTTGACGCCGTTGTGGCGGAGGATATCGGCAAGTTCCCTGATGCGAATGTTGCGGAATCCCTGCAGCGTATCCCCGGTATCTACCTTTCCCGTGATGGCTCCAGCAACGAAGGTAACCGTATCAGTATTCGCGGGCTGGGTCCCAGCTTCGCGGTGACTACTATCAATGGTGCGCCGGTGCATACCACTTCCTCGGATAACATTGGCAGCTCCACGCGAGATTTTAATTACGATGTGTTCCCATCTGAGCTTTTTGGCGCCGTTAGAGTTTACAAAACACCAATGGCTGAACTGACCGAGGGTGGGATTGGTGGTGTGGTCGATTTGGCTACACCACGGCCCCACGACCAGGACGGTCAGGTGATTCGCTATGCGGTATCGGCACCCCATAACGATTCGTCTGAGGAAACCAGCCCCCGCGGGTCCTTCCTGTATAGCAATATCTGGGGAAACTTCGGCGCGCTGATTGGTTTGGCGCACTCAGAGGCCGTCAACACCCGTTCCGGATTTCAGACCACAGGTAGTTTTAACCGTTCGGCGTTGGGTGAGGATAATGAGGGAGCTTTTGGGTTTAAGCTTGATCTGGACAACCCCGACGCAAATTTCAATGATCTTACCCGAGATCAGATCGACAACGCATTTATGCCTCGTTTCTACCGGACCTTCGCTACCACGAACGAGCGTGAACGCACCGCATTGGTCAATTCCTTTCAGTTCAAGAACGATAAAATTGACATCAGTTTGGATACCTTGTTGGCAGAAATTAACGACGAGCGCGATGAGTATACCTTTGGTGCCGCGATTCGCAATTCCGGGACTACTGTTGGCACAGGTATCGTGCCGATCGATCCAATCATTGACGAGCACAATAACTTGCACGGCGTTTTCGGTAATGTGCCCATATTTGCGGAGAGTGTCGTCAATGACAGCGAAACGGAATTCCAGAGTTTCAACCTGCGTGCTGAATACCTACTGACAGATACAGTGACACTCAGGGGGCAGATCACTTCCTCGAGCAGTGACGCCGAGTTAACGCGCTGGCGGATGGGCTCCGAAACTCGCGAGGGCGTGGAAATGCTGATGGATCACCGAGGCAACGGTCTCTATCCGGATCTTGTAATCCTCAATGGCGATATCACCAATCCACAGTTTTACACACGGGCAGATCGCGATTTCAGCCTGCGTAATGAAGAAGACGATGATGATATGGCCAAGTTTGAGATCGCGTGGGACTATGATGTTCGCGGTTGGCTGGGCACCCTGAAATCCGGTGTGAGCTATGCAGAATCCTCAAAGTATTCCTCCAGGACCAATGGCAGTGCAGTCTTTGATGATCAGCTGCTTCCCAATGGGCTGACCTGGAACACAATGACCACCGAGCAGCGTCTCGCAGTGATGGACAGCGAGCTGAGCATCGATCCCTTTGCCAAGGGATCGGGTGAAAACTTTCCCAAAGGCTGGGCAAACTGGACCCGGGACACCATCGAGAATTTTTTCCAGCCGGAACGGGCGACCCGCATGTCACCGCGTAATTTTGGCGCTACCTTCGAGGCCCAGGAGGATGTGGCCTCAATCTATTTGCAAACTGACCTGCGGGGCGACGTTTACAACCGTGAACTGCGCATGAATGTGGGATTGCGTTATTCAGAGACCGATGTAAGCATCGATAACTTCCTGCTGGTTGACGGGGAGTTTGAGTCCAACTCCAGTAAGGATTCCTACGAAAATCTTATGCCTTCCGTCAGCCTGGCTTACGATGTCTATAACGATGTGGTATTGCGCGCTTCCTACGGGAAAACCATTACGCGTTCGGCACTTACAGATATCGCTGGTAGCCTGGTCATTCCCAACGTCTTCGAGCCGCAGGCAAACAGCGGTAATCCAGGTCTTCTGCCAATGGAAGCGGATCAATACGACCTCACCGCTGAGTGGTACTTTGCCGAAGGCGCGCTGGTCAGTGTTGGGCTTTTCCAGAAGGATTTATCGGACACCACTACAAGCGAAACTGTGGTGGTTCCCTGGAGCTCTCTCGGTTTGCCCGATTCTGCTCTCGGGTCAAATCTCCAGGATGCAGAGGGTAATGTGGATCCGGATCTTCCGATCACTCTCTCCACCAAGGTCAATGAAGGTGATATCTCCTTCACAGGCTTGGAGATGGCCTATCAACAAAACTTTACCTTCCTGCCGGGGATATGGGGCAATTTTGGCACTCAGATGAGCTATACCCGGGTGGATACCGATGGCCAGGACTGGACTTCGAGATCCGGTGTGGATCACGAAGTATGGAATGTGCCAAAGTATGGCTACGCCGTTACAGGTTTCTGGGAGGATGAAGTTTTCACAGCCCGGTTATCCTGGACTTACAAGGACAGAACTGCCGTCGAGACCAATAACGACCCGGGGCGCGACCTGCAGCGCTGGCGTACCGGCGCGGGTTATCTGGATGCATCACTCAGCTACCATTTGACCGATTGGCTGGAAGTGCGTATTGATGGGACCAATCTCAATGATGAGAAGACCTACGAGTACTTCCCGGATCCCGATGGTATTTACAGTGGCAGTCGATCACGCAGGGATAACTTCCTGGAGAACGGTCGTACAATCACACTGGGTATACGCGGGTCTCTCTAA
- a CDS encoding tryptophan 7-halogenase, whose protein sequence is MQNKIKNIVIVGGGTAGWMTAAALSRAMGTQLYNITLVESEQIGTVGVGEATIPLIKLFNNMLGLDEDEFVRETKATFKLGIEFKDWKTRNHSYFHPFGNIGVNMKGVNFMHFWLRWRAQGGKLNFSAFNAESAAAEANRFMRVGAQPGPKLLPDINYAYHFDATLYAAYLRRYAEQRGTQRIEGKIVNVTQHPDSGYIESLQLDNGQTVAGDLFIDCSGFKGLLIEEVYKTGYTDWSHWLPVNSAAAVPSENTGDIFPYTVTTAREEGWQWRIPLQHRTGNGYVYCDHYISDDEAASKLLNNLDGKPLAEPRTLKFTTGIRNKFWVKNCVAIGLSSGFLEPLESTSIHLIQRSIFQLLELFPKNEISDLLSNRFNHEMQTEYIETKDFLVAHYAVTEREDTPFWRYVKNMEIPDSLKEKLEMFRLRGEVMPDKNAFFNEVSWFAVLFGQGLRPEGHHPVADTLSEDELRTRLNKIRAGVQKRVEMMPSHTTYLRSGKLKAPDLS, encoded by the coding sequence ATGCAAAACAAAATAAAGAACATTGTCATTGTCGGCGGCGGCACCGCCGGCTGGATGACCGCCGCCGCCCTGTCTCGCGCCATGGGCACCCAGCTCTATAACATCACCCTGGTGGAATCCGAACAAATCGGCACCGTCGGCGTCGGTGAGGCCACTATTCCGCTGATCAAGCTCTTCAATAATATGCTCGGGTTGGACGAAGATGAATTTGTCCGCGAAACCAAAGCCACATTTAAACTGGGCATTGAATTTAAGGACTGGAAAACACGGAACCACAGTTACTTTCACCCGTTTGGCAATATCGGCGTCAATATGAAAGGCGTCAACTTTATGCACTTCTGGCTGCGCTGGCGCGCCCAGGGCGGCAAACTGAACTTCAGCGCCTTTAACGCCGAATCCGCCGCCGCCGAGGCGAACCGGTTTATGCGGGTGGGGGCGCAACCCGGCCCGAAACTACTGCCCGATATCAACTACGCCTACCATTTTGATGCCACCCTGTACGCGGCCTATCTGCGCCGCTACGCCGAACAACGCGGCACCCAACGAATCGAAGGGAAAATTGTCAATGTCACCCAACACCCCGACAGCGGCTACATCGAAAGCCTCCAGCTCGATAACGGCCAGACCGTTGCAGGTGACCTGTTTATCGACTGCTCGGGCTTCAAGGGGCTGCTGATCGAGGAGGTCTACAAAACCGGTTACACCGACTGGAGCCACTGGCTGCCGGTCAACAGCGCCGCCGCGGTACCCAGTGAAAACACCGGCGATATCTTTCCCTATACGGTCACCACCGCGCGTGAAGAGGGTTGGCAGTGGCGCATTCCCCTGCAGCACCGAACCGGCAATGGCTATGTGTACTGCGATCACTATATCAGCGACGATGAAGCCGCCAGCAAGCTGCTCAACAACCTCGACGGCAAACCGCTGGCCGAGCCGCGCACCTTGAAATTCACCACCGGTATTCGCAATAAATTCTGGGTTAAAAACTGCGTTGCCATCGGGCTGTCGAGCGGCTTTCTCGAACCCCTGGAGTCCACCAGTATCCACCTGATCCAGCGCTCCATATTCCAATTGCTGGAACTGTTTCCGAAGAACGAGATCAGCGATCTCCTCAGCAACCGTTTTAATCACGAGATGCAAACTGAATATATTGAGACGAAGGACTTTCTGGTTGCCCACTACGCGGTCACGGAACGGGAAGACACACCCTTCTGGCGCTATGTGAAAAACATGGAGATTCCCGACTCGCTGAAGGAAAAACTGGAAATGTTCCGCCTGCGCGGCGAAGTCATGCCCGACAAAAACGCTTTCTTTAATGAAGTGAGCTGGTTTGCCGTACTGTTCGGTCAGGGGCTGCGGCCGGAAGGTCACCACCCGGTTGCGGACACGCTGTCGGAGGACGAACTGCGCACGCGCCTGAACAAGATACGCGCAGGTGTGCAGAAGCGAGTAGAAATGATGCCCTCACACACCACCTACCTTCGCTCCGGGAAACTGAAAGCACCCGATCTGAGTTAA